Proteins co-encoded in one Uloborus diversus isolate 005 chromosome 9, Udiv.v.3.1, whole genome shotgun sequence genomic window:
- the LOC129229932 gene encoding MAGE-like protein 2, with protein MLRLCLGTLLLSCLTLVHCSGDWESHHDEWKAQPIKYIIKENPKLITIPHHVPVPKPVHIPKPVPVIKHIPVPKPYPVPHIVPVVKHIHKEVPVPKIINIHKEVPVPKPYPVPKVIRVPKPYVVPVHKEVPVPKPYPVHVPVHIPKPYIVPIHKHVPIPVPKPVHVPIEVIKEKSVIIKKPVPVYLEEKHHHHHGWDKK; from the coding sequence ATGCTCAGGCTATGTCTCGGGACGCTGTTGCTATCCTGTCTAACACTCGTACACTGTAGTGGCGACTGGGAGTCACATCATGACGAATGGAAAGCACAACCCATCAAGTACATCATCAAAGAAAACCCGAAGCTCATCACCATCCCACACCACGTGCCGGTCCCGAAACCGGTCCACATCCCAAAACCGGTGCCGGTCATCAAGCACATTCCAGTCCCTAAGCCCTACCCAGTGCCACACATCGTGCCCGTAGTCAAGCACATCCACAAGGAAGTCCCGGTGCCCAAAATCATCAACATCCACAAGGAGGTGCCAGTGCCCAAGCCCTACCCAGTCCCCAAGGTCATCCGCGTGCCCAAACCATACGTCGTGCCAGTCCACAAAGAGGTCCCCGTGCCCAAGCCCTACCCAGTCCATGTTCCCGTCCACATCCCCAAGCCCTACATCGTACCCATCCACAAGCACGTGCCCATCCCCGTGCCGAAACCAGTCCATGTACCCATTGAAGTGATCAAGGAGAAATCTGTTATCATTAAGAAGCCAGTACCTGTTta